One segment of Streptomyces sp. NBC_00576 DNA contains the following:
- a CDS encoding helix-turn-helix domain-containing protein, whose protein sequence is MPDEEPHAIRIHLDRLLVERGMTLTELSAQVGITVVNLSVLKNGRAKAIRFSTLSRICEVLRCQPGDLITHAPTEQT, encoded by the coding sequence ATGCCCGACGAGGAACCCCACGCGATCCGGATCCACCTCGACCGGCTCCTCGTCGAGCGCGGTATGACCCTTACCGAACTGTCCGCGCAGGTGGGCATCACCGTTGTCAACCTGTCCGTACTCAAGAACGGGCGAGCCAAGGCCATCCGCTTCTCGACCCTGTCGAGGATCTGCGAGGTCCTCCGGTGCCAGCCGGGAGACCTGATCACCCACGCCCCCACCGAGCAGACCTAA
- a CDS encoding DUF2975 domain-containing protein, which yields MTSVLAVLCGLAFIGKGVTHILDDGAVCVQTDFWRNASLANSLPVGAGVKASSSATRLCQDSPSVGQRAADLGGELPWLLFGALALLLFSRLLKAVMGQGPFTEAVAHRLSILGWFVTVGTPLAGLVVGWSQSWLVGSMAPIVGSGPTVSGPLVLVLAGLTAVIMGKIMREGVRMREDLEGTI from the coding sequence GTGACCTCTGTACTGGCGGTGCTGTGCGGGCTCGCCTTCATCGGCAAGGGGGTCACGCACATACTCGACGACGGGGCCGTCTGCGTGCAGACGGACTTCTGGCGCAACGCCTCACTGGCGAACTCACTGCCGGTGGGCGCGGGCGTGAAGGCGTCCAGCAGTGCCACGCGCCTCTGCCAGGACAGTCCCTCCGTGGGGCAGCGCGCCGCCGACCTCGGAGGCGAACTGCCCTGGCTGCTGTTCGGCGCGCTCGCGCTGCTGCTCTTCTCCCGGCTACTCAAGGCCGTTATGGGGCAAGGACCGTTCACCGAGGCGGTGGCGCACCGGCTCTCTATTCTCGGCTGGTTCGTCACCGTGGGCACGCCACTGGCCGGCCTCGTCGTCGGCTGGTCGCAGTCCTGGCTCGTCGGGAGCATGGCGCCGATCGTGGGTTCTGGGCCGACGGTCTCCGGGCCGCTGGTGCTCGTTCTCGCCGGCCTCACCGCAGTGATCATGGGGAAGATCATGCGCGAGGGTGTGCGCATGCGGGAGGACCTCGAAGGGACCATCTGA
- a CDS encoding transposase family protein encodes MIDGTLIATQRRTGKTDRRNYSGKHHHHGLHFLALTDERGRLIWISAARPGRTHDNTAARQDHVLAHLRAAGLGALADLGFRGLDNDVLDPVIVTGFHASRTHKLTPGQKTANRVLAVGRAPIEHGFAHLKNWRILTKLRTDPARATHLLRALLVLTNLEVNR; translated from the coding sequence CTGATCGACGGCACTCTCATCGCCACCCAGCGCCGCACCGGAAAGACCGACCGGCGCAACTACTCCGGCAAACACCATCATCACGGCCTGCACTTCCTCGCCCTAACCGACGAGCGGGGCCGACTGATCTGGATATCCGCCGCCCGGCCCGGCCGCACCCACGACAACACCGCCGCCCGCCAGGATCACGTCCTGGCCCACCTGCGCGCTGCCGGTCTCGGGGCGCTGGCGGACCTCGGCTTCCGCGGCCTGGACAACGACGTACTCGACCCCGTGATCGTCACCGGCTTCCACGCCAGCCGCACCCACAAGCTCACACCCGGCCAGAAGACCGCCAACCGCGTCCTCGCCGTCGGACGCGCACCGATCGAACACGGCTTCGCCCACCTCAAAAACTGGCGGATCCTCACCAAGCTCCGCACCGACCCCGCCCGCGCCACCCACCTCCTGCGCGCCCTGCTCGTCCTGACGAACCTTGAAGTCAACCGCTGA